In a single window of the Agromyces sp. H17E-10 genome:
- a CDS encoding ABC transporter permease translates to MTTLTAPPAVVARDDLRRPRLRGFAAERVFITRSFIHTIRDVDTMMMAVLLPTMLMLMFTYIFGNAIDPSGGYVDYVVPGIILLCAGFGASSTAISVSRDMTTGIIDRFRTMPLRSGAVLTGHVAVSLVRNLIATAIVIGVALLVGFRPSATPLEWVGAFGMVALYILTITYLFAAIGLAAPSPEAASGYGFILLFLPYVSSAFVPVDTMPEWLQWLAENQPITPVIETIRSLLMGTPKGDSGWWAVGWCVAIIAIAAAWGAWLFRRKAGRR, encoded by the coding sequence ATGACCACGCTCACCGCACCGCCCGCCGTCGTCGCACGCGACGACCTGCGTCGCCCGCGCCTGCGCGGCTTCGCCGCCGAACGGGTGTTCATCACCCGCAGCTTCATCCACACGATCCGCGACGTCGACACCATGATGATGGCGGTGCTGCTGCCGACGATGCTCATGCTGATGTTCACGTACATCTTCGGCAACGCCATCGATCCGTCGGGCGGGTACGTCGACTACGTCGTGCCGGGCATCATCCTGCTGTGCGCGGGCTTCGGCGCCTCATCGACCGCGATCTCGGTGTCCCGCGACATGACGACGGGCATCATCGACCGGTTCCGCACCATGCCGCTGCGCAGCGGAGCCGTGCTCACGGGGCACGTCGCCGTGAGCCTCGTGCGCAACCTCATCGCCACGGCGATCGTGATCGGCGTCGCCCTGCTCGTCGGGTTCCGGCCGTCGGCCACGCCACTCGAGTGGGTCGGCGCGTTCGGCATGGTGGCGCTGTACATCCTGACCATCACCTACCTGTTCGCCGCGATCGGCCTCGCCGCCCCCTCGCCGGAGGCTGCGAGCGGCTACGGCTTCATCCTGCTGTTCCTGCCGTATGTGTCGAGCGCGTTCGTGCCCGTCGACACGATGCCCGAATGGCTGCAGTGGCTCGCCGAGAACCAGCCCATCACGCCTGTCATCGAGACGATCCGGTCGCTGCTCATGGGCACCCCGAAAGGCGACTCGGGCTGGTGGGCGGTCGGCTGGTGCGTCGCCATCATCGCCATCGCGGCGGCCTGGGGCGCGTGGCTCTTCCGTCGCAAGGCGGGTCGCCGCTGA